A genomic window from Cryobacterium sp. SO2 includes:
- a CDS encoding DnaJ domain-containing protein: MSESPAAASPYEVLGVSPSATDEELRRAYRKKLRQSHPDVGGSATSFHAVQVAWERIGSPESRAAYDGARYPDASYSGAAPRTSSARSSSPGVKARMHGHPGGHSRQRYLALLREWAGRGTTIADPYAPDLIRSAPQEIRHRLAKALAEESTAHLISGLGIGYTAWHDVATRDDADKIDHVVLGPAGLFAILSEDWGSPVALKRGELVGESLEPGEEPLDEFAVAARILAKSLRVRFTALIVVAPDEAVAEPLSLPGRGRRPLIVVIPKSRLVGVLRDGIAGMERGSFEKVFELRSTLQNGIRFVED; this comes from the coding sequence ATGTCAGAGAGTCCGGCCGCGGCCAGCCCCTACGAGGTGCTGGGAGTGAGCCCGTCGGCGACCGATGAGGAGCTGCGACGCGCCTACCGGAAGAAGCTGCGCCAATCCCACCCGGACGTCGGCGGCAGCGCCACGTCCTTCCACGCCGTGCAGGTGGCCTGGGAACGCATCGGCAGCCCGGAAAGCCGGGCCGCGTATGACGGCGCCCGCTACCCCGACGCGTCCTATTCCGGCGCGGCCCCCCGCACGTCGTCCGCGAGGTCGTCGTCACCGGGTGTCAAGGCCAGGATGCACGGGCACCCGGGTGGGCACTCCCGGCAGCGTTACCTCGCCCTGCTGCGCGAATGGGCGGGTAGGGGGACCACGATCGCGGACCCCTACGCGCCCGACCTGATCCGGTCCGCGCCCCAGGAGATCCGCCACCGCCTGGCCAAGGCCCTGGCGGAGGAGTCCACCGCGCACCTGATCTCCGGGCTCGGAATCGGCTACACGGCCTGGCACGATGTGGCCACCCGCGACGACGCCGACAAGATCGACCACGTGGTGCTCGGCCCGGCCGGCCTGTTCGCGATCCTCTCCGAGGATTGGGGGTCGCCGGTTGCGCTCAAGCGCGGGGAACTCGTCGGCGAGTCACTGGAGCCCGGCGAAGAACCCCTCGACGAGTTCGCGGTCGCCGCCCGGATCCTGGCGAAGTCGCTGCGGGTGCGCTTCACCGCGTTGATCGTGGTGGCCCCGGACGAGGCCGTCGCCGAACCGCTCTCCCTGCCCGGCCGCGGTCGCCGACCCCTGATCGTGGTGATCCCGAAGTCACGCCTCGTCGGGGTGCTGCGTGACGGCATCGCCGGCATGGAACGCGGCAGCTTCGAGAAGGTCTTCGAACTTCGCAGTACCCTGCAGAACGGTATCCGCTTCGTCGAGGACTAG
- a CDS encoding DUF1345 domain-containing protein, whose translation MNTSALVPRAHRSSTRLLAMVAVGVVTGLVTGLLGAWLLAPAIGWAAAAILYIGWVWLAIAPMDSATTAAHATREDPSRGITDLLLILASLASLGSILIVLLQARSAVGSGQILLAALAVVGVALSWVLVHTLFTLRYASLYYADDDGGVDFNQTEPPRYADFAYLAFTLGMTFQVSDTSLTSSVMRAAALRHALMSFLFGSIILATLINLVAGL comes from the coding sequence GTGAACACATCAGCTCTCGTTCCCCGGGCGCATCGCTCCAGCACTCGCCTCCTCGCCATGGTCGCCGTCGGCGTGGTCACCGGCCTCGTCACCGGTCTGCTCGGGGCGTGGCTGCTGGCACCGGCGATCGGCTGGGCCGCGGCGGCAATTCTCTACATCGGCTGGGTGTGGCTCGCCATCGCCCCGATGGACTCCGCCACCACGGCCGCACATGCCACAAGGGAAGACCCGTCCAGGGGGATCACCGACCTGTTGTTGATTCTGGCCAGCCTGGCGAGCCTGGGCAGCATCCTGATCGTGCTCCTGCAGGCCAGGAGTGCGGTCGGGTCGGGGCAGATTCTCCTGGCGGCCCTGGCGGTGGTGGGAGTGGCGCTGTCCTGGGTTTTGGTGCACACCCTGTTCACGCTGCGCTACGCGTCGCTCTACTACGCGGATGATGATGGCGGGGTCGACTTCAACCAGACGGAGCCGCCGCGGTACGCCGATTTCGCCTACCTGGCTTTCACCCTGGGCATGACCTTCCAGGTGTCGGACACCTCGCTGACGTCGTCGGTCATGCGGGCGGCGGCCCTCAGGCACGCGCTGATGTCGTTCCTGTTCGGCTCGATTATTCTGGCGACGCTGATCAACCTCGTCGCCGGCCTGTAG
- a CDS encoding SMP-30/gluconolactonase/LRE family protein, translating to MRAEQLTDPITFHGEGPVYSATWGGLRLVDLFAGDVLTLAADGAVTRRHVDEIAAALRPRVGGGAVIAAERGFILEDPDGTLTRLPEVWADPTVRMNDGGTAPDGSFYCGSMAYDQRTGAGSLYRLAPNGSVGLTMTGVTISNGLEWSPDGSLAYYNDTPTGRIGVFDWTPEAGLTGLRTFAEIPEADGYPDGLTVDSDGGVWVALYAGGAVRRYSPQGTLDEVIDVDASRVTALTFGGEDLRQLFITTSREDLAPGEDPLAGSIFTAMPGVAGLPAKPFAG from the coding sequence GTGCGCGCCGAACAGCTCACCGACCCGATCACCTTCCACGGGGAGGGGCCGGTCTACTCGGCAACCTGGGGAGGGCTTCGCCTGGTCGACCTGTTCGCCGGTGACGTACTCACCCTGGCCGCCGACGGTGCGGTGACCCGGCGACACGTGGACGAGATCGCGGCAGCACTCCGGCCCCGGGTCGGTGGCGGCGCCGTGATCGCCGCCGAGCGCGGCTTCATCCTGGAGGACCCGGACGGAACCCTGACCCGCCTGCCTGAGGTGTGGGCCGACCCGACCGTACGCATGAACGACGGCGGCACCGCCCCGGACGGCTCGTTCTACTGCGGCTCGATGGCGTACGACCAGCGCACCGGCGCCGGGTCGCTCTACCGCTTGGCTCCGAACGGGTCCGTGGGTCTCACCATGACAGGCGTGACCATCTCCAACGGGCTCGAGTGGAGCCCGGACGGCTCGCTGGCCTATTACAACGACACCCCGACGGGACGGATCGGCGTGTTCGACTGGACGCCGGAGGCCGGCCTGACCGGGCTGCGCACCTTCGCCGAGATCCCCGAAGCCGACGGCTACCCCGACGGCCTCACCGTCGACAGCGACGGGGGCGTCTGGGTGGCCCTGTACGCCGGGGGAGCCGTGCGCCGCTATTCGCCGCAGGGGACACTCGACGAGGTCATCGACGTGGACGCCAGCCGGGTCACCGCCCTCACCTTCGGCGGGGAGGACCTCCGCCAGCTGTTCATCACCACGTCCAGGGAAGACCTGGCCCCGGGGGAGGACCCCCTGGCCGGGTCGATCTTCACCGCCATGCCCGGAGTCGCGGGCCTGCCGGCGAAACCCTTCGCCGGTTAG